AAACCGTCCAGATCGCAAACCCTGCATACCAGAGCACCGCCGCGCGCAGCAGCAGTTCCCACAGCCTGTCCAGGCTGTTGACACCCTCAGGTCCCAGCGCAGGTGGCGCAATTTCAGCGGCGGCCAAGCCGACTTTTTCCACCAGTTGGGCGGCGCTGATGTCCCAGTTCAGTAATTCGTGCAGCATCACGCGGCCGACGGCGACGAAGTTGCCGACCAAGGCAAAACTGGCCGCCAGCAGGCGTACCGGCACCCAGTCAAATGCGTGGCGCAGTTGCCCGGCACGCTCGGCGACCAGCGGGTTCTTGCTGTGCTCACTGGCCAGGGCAAGCAGGCGATAGGCCAGGGCCGCTACCGGGCCCAGCAGGAAGTACCAGAAAATCACCGCGAAAAAGCTCTGATAGGCCTGCCACACCAGATGGCCCTGGACACGTTCAAGCAATTGTTCGCCGTTGTCGGCGTTCAAGCTCAGGTCCCGCTCGGCCACATGCTCGGCCGCTTGCAGGTCGCCACGACGCCAGGCATCGCGGAAGGGACCGAGCCCGGCGAGCAGATCACCGCGGCCCAGGCTGTAGATCACCACCAGCAGGTGCACCGGCAGCGCCAACAGTCCATAGGCCACTGGCTCCAGCACCAGCAACAACAAGGCCAGCAACGCCACCGGCAGCAGCACCAGCAACGCCAGAATCAGCCAGGGCCGCTTGCTCATGCGCGGGCTCGATTCCAGCTTGGCCAGTTCGCGCAACCACCCACTGTCACGCTGCAACCGCTGGCGCAGGGCAGAGAATTTCTCGATCCATACAGCCAGCACCAACACCAGGAAACTCATCGTGCGTGTCCTCCATCCTGCAGGGCGCTGCGAAAGCGCGTCCAATCAAAAGCCGGGCCGGGATCGGTCTTGCGTCCCGGGGCAATGTCGCTATGACCACAAATGCGCTGGGCAGTGATGCCTGGGTAAGCGGCCAGCAGCTGGCGGGTCAGGTCGATCAAGGACGCATATTGAGCGTCGGTGAACGGTTGATCATCAGTGCCTTCCAGTTCCACCCCGAGGGAAAAGTCGTTGCAGCTTTCCCGCCCCTCGAACTGCGAGACCCCGGCATGCCAGGCGCGGTCGAGACACGACACAAACTGCGTCACCGCGCCATCGCGCTCAATCAGAAAATGCGCAGACACCCGTAGGTCGGCAATTCCTTCAAAGTAGGGATGTTCCGTGACATCCAAGCGATTCTGGAAAAACTCCTGCACCTTACCAGTGGCGAACTGCGCCGGTGGCAGGCTGATGTTATGCACCACCAACAGTGAGATTTCGCCTGCGGGGCGCTCGTTGAAGTTGGGTGAAGGGCAATGACGGATGCCCTGGCACCAACCGCTGATGGGGTCCAACTGCATACGGGTTCCTTGAACGAGACAACAGGTGACCAGTATGCCGCGTTCGACCCTCTGGTTGCGATCACTTGCCGCGATTGAGTTGACGCAGCTTGCCCACCACGGCGGCCAGTGCGCGCTCGAACAAGGGGCCGTCATCCAAGGTCTGCAGTGCGCCATGCTTGAATGCCAACGCCAGTTGGCCAGCGTTCTTTTCCAGCACCTTGAGTCCCGTGCGACGGGTAAAAATGTAAGCGTTGGCCGGCGCCATGATCGCCGTCAGCTTGCACCGCAGTGCGTCGGCATTGTCTTCCTCGAAGACCACCCAGCTACCCTCCTTGAGCTGATGAACCTTGTGGAGGTCGGGATCATCGTCCGGCAGGGTGATCGGGTCGGCTGACGTCGCGCTCAGCACAAACGGCTCAGTGACTTCGATCAACTCATCGCCCCCTTCAGGCGCCTGGATATGCAGGGCCTGCAGGCGCAAAAAGAATTCGCGGGTGCTGAAGGGGTCGAACGCGGCACTGGTCAAACCGTCGCGCAGGGCCTTGAGCAAGCCTGGCAGTTGCTCCGCCAAATGGCGCCCGGCTTCGGTGTCTTGCTGCAGGCTGACGCTCCAGATCAACTCGTCCATGGTGCGCAACCCCGCTTGCCATTGCACCGACTGCTCGCCGTGCTTGAGGCTGGCCAGCAACAGCACCTGGCTCCAGGCCCGTTGCAGGAACTGCACCACCGGACGCGGCAGGATCTTGCCCAGCAGCCGTTTATTCAGCACATCGGCCACGCGCTGACGGGCCGCTTCGGTGCGCATGCGACCCGCTTCGGCATCGCGGGTGTGCTGTTCAAGCAGGTCACTGCGCCGCCGCTCATCGGCGGTAAACGCGCTGAACTCGCACAGCAGCTCGGAAAATATTGCCGGGTCTTCGACGAACTCATTGAGCAGGCGCTGCACCACTTGCTCGATGCGCAGGTACAGGGGGTCACGCTCGCTGCAACCAATGGCCGCGGCCGCGATTTCATTAAGCAGGCGCCGCGCCGGGTGGCTGGCGCGACTGAAAAAACGCTTGTCGAGCAGCGCCACTTTCAGCATCGGGATCTGCAGGCGACCGATCAAGGCTTTGAAGGTATCGGGCACCGCGCGGTCGTTGAGGATGAACTCGAAGAGCAGCGCGATCAGGTTGATCACGTCTTCATCCGCCTCTTCCACCACCCGCGATTTACCGCTCTTGACGCTGACGCGGGTGAGCAGTTGTTCAAGCTGGTTACGCAGGTCGAAATCGTCCTCGGCCTCAGGCTCCGGCACGTATTGCTGCAGGTGGGAGAGCAGGCGCAACAGGTCACGGGTAGAAATGGGCAAGGTTTCGGCGCTGGCTTCCAGCGTCGGCGCAACGCTACCGCGTACCGCCGTGAGCAATGTCTGGAGCGCGGCGAAGGCTTCCTGGTCATTTGCGCCGACGGCCTGATCGGCGGCCGGCAAGGTTTCTTCGTGCGGGTAATCACGGGCCGCACGCGCCTCAAGGCGACGCGATGGTACGGTCTTGAGTTCAGGCAATACGCCCGTTGCGACCAGCAATTGATTGGCTTCGCCGTAGAGTTGGTCGGCGTCACTGAGCACGTATTTTTCAAAGAGTTTGAGCATGATCAGTTTGACGCGAATTTCCACGCCCAGGCTGCGCCCCGCGTGCAGGAAAAACTCACACAGCAACGCGGGGCCCAGGGGGTTCTCGCGGTCATCCAGGCGCTTGCCCAGCAAAGCGTTCAACCGAGCGGTCAGTTGCCCAAGAGCCAGGCCGTCACGGTGGCGCACCCGGCCCAACATGGCCTCAAGCGCTACGGCTTTTTCCAGGTCATCCTTGGATGCCCCTGACGCCACCTCATAGGAAACCACCGGCACCAGTTGCGCCTCGCCCCGCCCCGCCAGGCCCAGGCTGGCAAAAGCGCCAAACAGGCGCTCCATGAACACGCGCTCGAAGTTTTTGCGCTTGAGGCGCAGGTCGCGCATGGCCTCAAAGAAAATATGCTGGTCGAGATTGTTGCGCGACTTGTCGGCCATTTCGAACAAGGTGTCGTCGGCGTTATCGAACAGCTCCTGCAGCCCTTGCTTCAACTGTTGCGCCGCCTTGTCGCGGACCTGCAACACCACCACCGGCAGTCGGGCGAGCGGCGATGGCGTAGCGTGTGCCTTGTTGATCGGCACCACCTTTCCGTCATTGTGCATCCTGGCCTCCTGAAACGGCGGTATGGGTCTGGACGTCAAAGCTATGACGCCAATTGCAAGGCGCAGGATTATCTTGCAAATGTGGCCGGTTGCGCCAGCAAACTCTGCCGTTGCAGGCTAAATGAGAGGTGAGCCTGGGTTCGCACGCACACTGCCCCTATAATCGGCGCACTTTGTCTGTGGAGCCTGTTATGCCGAATCTCCGTCTTGCCGACCTCACCGCCGAAATCGATGCCAACGTGCGCCGCGCACTGCTGGAAGACATCGGCGGCGGCGACATTACTGCGCAGTTGATCCCGGCCGAACGGCTGGCCACGGCCACTATCATTACCCGAGACGCCGCGGTGATCGCCGGTACCGCCTGGGTGGATGCGGTCTTCCGCCAGTTGGACCCGCGCGTCGCCGTGCACTGGCAGGTGGCCGATGGCGACCGCGTCAGCCCCGACCAGGTGCTGTTCCACCTTGAAGGCCCCGCACGTTCGCTGCTCAGCGGCGAACGCAGCGCGCTTAACTTCCTGCAACTGCTGTCCGGCGTTGCCACCCGCGCCCGGTTCCTGGCCGATATTGTCGCCAGCACCCAGGTCAAACTGCTGGATACCCGCAAGACCCTGCCGGGCCTGCGTCTGGCGCAGAAGTACGCCGTCACCTGCGGCGGCTGTCATAACCACCGTATCGGTTTGTATGACGCGTTCCTGATCAAGGAAAACCATATCGCCGCCTGCGGTGGCATTGCCCAGGCAATCACGGCCGCCCACGGGATCGCACCCGGCAAGCCGGTGGAAATCGAAGTGGAGAGCCTGGATGAACTGCACGAAGCTCTGGCGGCGGGTGCCGATATCATCATGCTCGATGAGTTGAGCCTGGACGATATGCGCGAAGCCGTGCGCCTGAACGGCGGCAAGGCGAAACTGGAGGCCAGCGGCGGGATCAATGAGCGCACACTGCTGCCCATTGCAGAGACCGGGGTGGACTACATCTCCATTGGTGCAATGACCAAGGATGTGAAAGCGGTGGATCTGTCGATGCGCCTCAGCATCTAAACATCGAGCTCGTGTAGTGAGCGGGCTTGCCCCGCGCTGGGTGGCGAAGCCACCCCAAACCAGGCGACCTGATTCTACCGGGAACTCAGCGAAGTCCTTATTGGGGCGGCTTCGCCACCCAGCGCGGGACAAGCCCGCTCACTACAACCTCAGACCACCAGGTTATTCATTTCGCAATATTCGTCCCATTCGACGCCCAGCACCTCGGCAGCCTCTTTGTGCAAGGCCAGCCGGGCGGTTTCGAATTCTTCCGGTGTCGAGGTGTACTTGAGGGTCAGTTCCCAAGGCTGAAGATTCTGGCTTTCGGCCTCGTCCTCGAATGCCCACTGAATCTGGTCGCGCTGATCGTCGGCGCTCAGGTCCTTGATCTCTTCTTTAAGCTGCGGCGTGGCCTCAAGGTATTTATTGAGTGCTTCTTCGTGCCGCGCTTGCTGGGTCATTTCAGTCGTGGTCATGTGCGTTCTCTTAAGATCGAGGAATGGGGATGCATCTGGGTCATCAAGGTTGCGCAGATACAAAAGAGCGGGCTCACATGCCGGCTCGTCTGGCCTTCAGAACCATTCTGGGATCATCTGAAAACATTGCCTTTGAAACGGTGCTGCCTTTTGTTGCCTTTGTGCCCGAGACAGGAGTCGAACCTGCGACCTTCGCGTTACGAGTGCGCTGCTCTACCGGCTGAGCTACACGGGCGGTGGGCTAAAGCTAGCACCGCATCGGGCGTCCGGCAACTTGCTGCCGTCAGCGGGCGATCACACCCTGGGCCCAGAAGCGGGGTTGCAGCAAGGTGTCATGAGCGTCCAGGTACTGCTGCTGCGCTTGCTTGATGTGAGGCACATCGCGCGCAGCAATAAAAATCAACAGTCCAACGGCCAGCACGCCCAGGGTTTTCCATGCAGCCCAGGCCAGGGGCATTCCAACGGTTGGCGGCGTCCGCCACACGTGGAGCCCCATCAGCCAGCCCGTCACCAGCGCCAGCCAGACCTGGGAGTTGGGCATCACAATCACGCCATCGACCATGGACTGCACCAGCGCGCCGACCAAGGCGGCAAACAAGCACAGCCGCAGCAGGTCTGCCCGCTCGGCACTCAACGCACGTTCACGCAGCACACCGAACGTGGCCCAGCCCCCGCGCCACGCCAACAATGCGACACACAAAGCCGATGGCACGCCCCATTCGCTGGCCCATTGCAGCAAGGCCTGATGGGGGTGCGCCGCAATTTTGTTGGCGATATCGGCAAAATGCATCGGCCCGAAGCCCAACCAGGGCCGCTCGGTGAGCATATGCCACGCCTGCCACCAGATCGGGCCGCGCCCCGACAGGGAGGTGGTGAGGCGGTCACCGGCGCCATTGGCGACCGCGATCCCCAGGTAATCGGCCAGCACCGTAAACAGCAGCCAATACACCAACAGCCCGCCAAGCAATGCGGCCAATTGCCAACCCAGCCAGCGCCGCCCCCATGGCCCCAGCGCCGCCAGCACCAGGCCCGCCGCGCCCATGCCAAGCCAGGTGCCACGCGTGCCGCCGCCGATTGCGATCAGCCACCACCCGCACAGCAACACAAACACCCAAGCTTTGAGTAAACGGGAAAGCGCAGGGATCAACAAGGGAAGCGCCAGCAATGGCAGGGTAAACGTTTGGAACTGGCCGTAGAAACGCTTGTTGGAAAAGCCCGAGAGCAACAGGTCAGGGTCCAGCGTCCGCTCGGCGCTGGTGAACGCAAGGGTTCCCGCATACAGGTATTGAATCGACTTGATCAGGCACAGCAATACCACTATCAGGATCAAGGCACGATCCAGACGCTCTCCCCCGTGGCGACGCAGCAAGGCAAACGCCACGGCAATCGCGCCGCAGCTGACAAACAACGCCACTTCGGCAAGCGCCCAGAGCGGCTGATGGGCCAGCATTGCGGACGCCACGCCCAACACGACAATCAGCGCCAGCCCCTGTGCGGTAGGCCGATCAACCAGAGGCTCAACGCGCGCGACCGACAGCCCATAGAGCACCGCACAAGCCCCGATGGCAATCTGCATCGCTCGCTGCAAATCATGCCCGCTGAACGGTGCACAAATGCCCAACACCAGCAGACACACCACCGCTACCAGAAAAACACCACCACGTTGCTGTACGGATAACCCCATTGACACCTCGACTTCCCTGCGGAGGGCTCAGCAGTTATGCGCCGGCGGCGCCGCAACCCTTGGCGACGTATTTTGCTTCAGCGGTGGTGGTGCATTTCCAACCGCTGGCAGCGCTGCGCGTCAGGCTGATGGTCTTGCCCAGCACCGGTGCCGGTGCATCGAGTATTTCGCAACTGATGGAGCCCGCCCCGGTGGCCGGGTCGCCTGCCACGTCGATCCGGCAATTGGCGGTGGGGCTGGTGCCGCCGATCAAGGCCAGGGTGGGAACGGTGCCCTGGTTGATGGTGTCTTCATAGCCAGGCTTCAGCGCGGTGATTTCAGCCAGGCCGGCGGTGAACTTGGCCTTGGCCTGGTGGGTGGTATACATCGGCAGGCCGATGGTGGCCAAGATGCCGATGATTGCCACGACGATCAACAGCTCGATCAGGGTAAAGCCTTTTTGACGTATCACATTCACTCTCCAGGATAGAACTCATGACAAGGCGCTTCCTGCGCCCCGTGTTGTGCAGCGGCGCCAGTGTACTCATCCGCAAGCGCTCGATCGCGCACAAGACGCATATTCTGACATTTTATCCGGGGCTGTCGGCCTGCCCGAATCCGTCACCTGACTACGCTATAAATCTTCGACGACCTGTGCGGAACCGAGACATGGACAACGCTTCGACGATGTACGCCTGGGAAGGCATCAACCGCAAAGGACGCAGGGTGTCCGGGCAAACCACAGGGCACAACCCTGCCCTGGTCAAGGCTCAGTTGCGCCGGCAAGGTATCAGCCCGGAGCAGGTGCGCAAGCAATCTCCAGTGCTGCAGAGCCTGGCACCGTCGATCAAACCGACGGACATCACCCTGTTCACGCGCCAACTGGCAACACTGCTCAAAGCCGGCATTGCGCTTCTGCAGGCCTTCGACATCATCAGCGAAGGCTTCGACAACCGAGCGATGCGTGAACAGGTGCAAGGCTTGAAGCAGCCAATCGCCGCCGGCTCCAGCCTGGCTGAAGCCCTGCGCAAACAGCCGCGCTATTTCGATGCGCTGTATTGCAACCTGGTGGCCGCCGGCGAACAGGCCGGGGCGCTTGAAACGCTGCTGGAACGCGTGGCGATCCATCGGGAAAAGAGCGAGCACTTAAAGGCCAGGATCAAAAAAGCCATGACTTACCCGATGGCAGTGCTGGTGGTGGCCAGCCTTGTCACCGGCGTTTTGTTGATTCACGTCGTGCCGCAGTTCCAGAACCTGTTCGCCGGGGTCGACGGCAAGCTGCCCGGTTTCACGTTGCAGGTGATTGCCCTGTCCGAGTTCATGCAGCGAGCCTGGTGGATCCTGGCTCTCGGCGTTCCGGCGGCAGGCATGGGACTGCGCCACGCCTATCGAACCTTGCCTGCCTTGCGACTTTGGGTGGACACCGGTTTGTTGAAAGTGCCCCTGGCAGGCAAACTGTTGAGCAAATCCGCCGTGGCCCGCTACGCCCGCACGCTTTCCACCACCTTTGCCGCCGGCGTTCCATTGGTTCAGGCATTGGACTCGGTCGCCGGTGCCGTGGGCTCAGGGCCGTTCAAACAGGCCATCGAACAGATGCGACACGAGGTTTGCACTGGCATGCCATTGAATCAATCCATGCTCGCCAGCGGCCTGTTCCCCGCCATGGCGATCCAGATGACCGCCATCGGCGAAGAGTCGGGCACGCTGGACCGCATGCTGGAAAAAGTTGCCAACCATTACGAGGCCGATGTGGACAATCTGGTCGATAACCTTACGAGCCTGATGGAGCCGCTGATCATGGTGGTCCTGGGGAGCATTGTCGGCGCCCTGGTGATCGCCATGTATTTGCCGGTCTTCCAACTGGGGAGCGCGTTTTGAGCCTGCTGCTGGTTGCATACCCATGGGCGTTTGTCGTCATGGCGGCGATATTGGGGCTGATCGTCGGCAGCTTTCTCAACGTGGTGGTGTGGCGCCTGCCGAAAATGCTCGAGCGCGACTGGCGCGCCCAGGCTCATGAGGTGCTCGGCCTGCCTGCCGAGCCCGTCGGGCCGACCTACAACCTCATGCAGCCCAACTCCTGCTGCCCGCACTGCAACCATCCGATACGCCCCTGGGAAAATATTCCGCTGCTCAGTTACCTGGCGCTCCGAGGCCGTTGCGCCCATTGCCAGGGGGCGATCCGCGCCCGCTACCCGCTGACCGAACTGGCCTGCGCGCTGATCTCGGCCCTGGTGGCCTGGCATTTCGGCTTTGGCTGGCAAGCCGGCGCAGTGCTGGTGCTGAGCTGGGGGTTGCTGGCGATGAGCCTGATCGATGCGGACCATCAACTGTTGCCGGATGTGCTGGTGATGCCGCTGCTGTGGTTGGGACTGATCGTCAACGGGTTCGACCTGCTGACGACATTGCCCGATGCCGTATGGGGCGCAGCGCTCGGGTACATGAGCCTATGG
Above is a genomic segment from Pseudomonas azadiae containing:
- the ampE gene encoding regulatory signaling modulator protein AmpE, which translates into the protein MSFLVLVLAVWIEKFSALRQRLQRDSGWLRELAKLESSPRMSKRPWLILALLVLLPVALLALLLLVLEPVAYGLLALPVHLLVVIYSLGRGDLLAGLGPFRDAWRRGDLQAAEHVAERDLSLNADNGEQLLERVQGHLVWQAYQSFFAVIFWYFLLGPVAALAYRLLALASEHSKNPLVAERAGQLRHAFDWVPVRLLAASFALVGNFVAVGRVMLHELLNWDISAAQLVEKVGLAAAEIAPPALGPEGVNSLDRLWELLLRAAVLWYAGFAIWTVLP
- the ampD gene encoding 1,6-anhydro-N-acetylmuramyl-L-alanine amidase AmpD produces the protein MQLDPISGWCQGIRHCPSPNFNERPAGEISLLVVHNISLPPAQFATGKVQEFFQNRLDVTEHPYFEGIADLRVSAHFLIERDGAVTQFVSCLDRAWHAGVSQFEGRESCNDFSLGVELEGTDDQPFTDAQYASLIDLTRQLLAAYPGITAQRICGHSDIAPGRKTDPGPAFDWTRFRSALQDGGHAR
- a CDS encoding DUF1631 domain-containing protein gives rise to the protein MHNDGKVVPINKAHATPSPLARLPVVVLQVRDKAAQQLKQGLQELFDNADDTLFEMADKSRNNLDQHIFFEAMRDLRLKRKNFERVFMERLFGAFASLGLAGRGEAQLVPVVSYEVASGASKDDLEKAVALEAMLGRVRHRDGLALGQLTARLNALLGKRLDDRENPLGPALLCEFFLHAGRSLGVEIRVKLIMLKLFEKYVLSDADQLYGEANQLLVATGVLPELKTVPSRRLEARAARDYPHEETLPAADQAVGANDQEAFAALQTLLTAVRGSVAPTLEASAETLPISTRDLLRLLSHLQQYVPEPEAEDDFDLRNQLEQLLTRVSVKSGKSRVVEEADEDVINLIALLFEFILNDRAVPDTFKALIGRLQIPMLKVALLDKRFFSRASHPARRLLNEIAAAAIGCSERDPLYLRIEQVVQRLLNEFVEDPAIFSELLCEFSAFTADERRRSDLLEQHTRDAEAGRMRTEAARQRVADVLNKRLLGKILPRPVVQFLQRAWSQVLLLASLKHGEQSVQWQAGLRTMDELIWSVSLQQDTEAGRHLAEQLPGLLKALRDGLTSAAFDPFSTREFFLRLQALHIQAPEGGDELIEVTEPFVLSATSADPITLPDDDPDLHKVHQLKEGSWVVFEEDNADALRCKLTAIMAPANAYIFTRRTGLKVLEKNAGQLALAFKHGALQTLDDGPLFERALAAVVGKLRQLNRGK
- the nadC gene encoding carboxylating nicotinate-nucleotide diphosphorylase — encoded protein: MPNLRLADLTAEIDANVRRALLEDIGGGDITAQLIPAERLATATIITRDAAVIAGTAWVDAVFRQLDPRVAVHWQVADGDRVSPDQVLFHLEGPARSLLSGERSALNFLQLLSGVATRARFLADIVASTQVKLLDTRKTLPGLRLAQKYAVTCGGCHNHRIGLYDAFLIKENHIAACGGIAQAITAAHGIAPGKPVEIEVESLDELHEALAAGADIIMLDELSLDDMREAVRLNGGKAKLEASGGINERTLLPIAETGVDYISIGAMTKDVKAVDLSMRLSI
- a CDS encoding DUF6388 family protein — encoded protein: MTTTEMTQQARHEEALNKYLEATPQLKEEIKDLSADDQRDQIQWAFEDEAESQNLQPWELTLKYTSTPEEFETARLALHKEAAEVLGVEWDEYCEMNNLVV
- a CDS encoding O-antigen ligase family protein; amino-acid sequence: MGLSVQQRGGVFLVAVVCLLVLGICAPFSGHDLQRAMQIAIGACAVLYGLSVARVEPLVDRPTAQGLALIVVLGVASAMLAHQPLWALAEVALFVSCGAIAVAFALLRRHGGERLDRALILIVVLLCLIKSIQYLYAGTLAFTSAERTLDPDLLLSGFSNKRFYGQFQTFTLPLLALPLLIPALSRLLKAWVFVLLCGWWLIAIGGGTRGTWLGMGAAGLVLAALGPWGRRWLGWQLAALLGGLLVYWLLFTVLADYLGIAVANGAGDRLTTSLSGRGPIWWQAWHMLTERPWLGFGPMHFADIANKIAAHPHQALLQWASEWGVPSALCVALLAWRGGWATFGVLRERALSAERADLLRLCLFAALVGALVQSMVDGVIVMPNSQVWLALVTGWLMGLHVWRTPPTVGMPLAWAAWKTLGVLAVGLLIFIAARDVPHIKQAQQQYLDAHDTLLQPRFWAQGVIAR
- a CDS encoding pilin — protein: MRQKGFTLIELLIVVAIIGILATIGLPMYTTHQAKAKFTAGLAEITALKPGYEDTINQGTVPTLALIGGTSPTANCRIDVAGDPATGAGSISCEILDAPAPVLGKTISLTRSAASGWKCTTTAEAKYVAKGCGAAGA
- a CDS encoding type II secretion system F family protein translates to MDNASTMYAWEGINRKGRRVSGQTTGHNPALVKAQLRRQGISPEQVRKQSPVLQSLAPSIKPTDITLFTRQLATLLKAGIALLQAFDIISEGFDNRAMREQVQGLKQPIAAGSSLAEALRKQPRYFDALYCNLVAAGEQAGALETLLERVAIHREKSEHLKARIKKAMTYPMAVLVVASLVTGVLLIHVVPQFQNLFAGVDGKLPGFTLQVIALSEFMQRAWWILALGVPAAGMGLRHAYRTLPALRLWVDTGLLKVPLAGKLLSKSAVARYARTLSTTFAAGVPLVQALDSVAGAVGSGPFKQAIEQMRHEVCTGMPLNQSMLASGLFPAMAIQMTAIGEESGTLDRMLEKVANHYEADVDNLVDNLTSLMEPLIMVVLGSIVGALVIAMYLPVFQLGSAF
- a CDS encoding prepilin peptidase — protein: MSLLLVAYPWAFVVMAAILGLIVGSFLNVVVWRLPKMLERDWRAQAHEVLGLPAEPVGPTYNLMQPNSCCPHCNHPIRPWENIPLLSYLALRGRCAHCQGAIRARYPLTELACALISALVAWHFGFGWQAGAVLVLSWGLLAMSLIDADHQLLPDVLVMPLLWLGLIVNGFDLLTTLPDAVWGAALGYMSLWSVFWLFKLVTGRDGMGHGDFKLLALLGAWGGWQILPMTLLMSSLVGVVVGLILMRLRKAQASTPMPFGPYLAIAGWIALLWGGQITDFYLQSVGFR